Genomic DNA from Gimesia aquarii:
AGAAATGGGTAGGGGGGCTACACCAGCATTTTCACCTGATTGAACATATTTTCGCTTGGCAAAGGTCCAATCATAGGGCGTTGAACGCCCGGCTCGGCAAGCATATTCCCATTCAGCTTCTGTTGGCAATCGATATCGACGTTTGGCAGCACGTTCTTCAGGAAGATTACTGAGCCGTTGACAGAACTGTTCCGCATCGTACCAGGTTACTCTCTCCACAGGAAAATTTCCTGGTTGTAATTCTCCTTGGGCTGTTTGATGAAAGCTAGGATTATTTCCCATAACGGATTCGAAGGCCTGTTGCGTGACTTCATGCTGTCCCATCCAAACGTAGTTCGTAATTTGAACCAGATGGGTTGGACTTTCAGGAGGAGCAGGAGAGCTATTACCAGTATCAGGTATACCCATCTGAAATTCTCCAGGAGGAAGAACAACAAAACTCATATTTAGAGAGTTTTTGAATATGTCACCAGCCTTCAATTCTTTTATTTGACCGATGCTGAATTTAGCAACGGCATCTATAGAAGGTTCTAAGTGATTCAGTCGCTGTTCAAAATTATCAGCTAGAATCTCGAAAGGTGTGTCTCGTGCGTGCATGACATGCCACAGGCCACGATCCACTCGATCATGAACGAATCGAACAGCACCATCTAAGAACAGTATGTTGACACCATCCTTGTGCATACTTCGTGCAGTGGCTTGATCATTCCGATCAATGTAGTGTGTGCAAGGCATCTTTGCCTTAGTCAATGCTTCTTTTCCAATTGTTGCGTGTAATTTTCCACATCCCAGCAGGTCGTCGGCACGATCCCATTGATTGTTAGGGCCTCCTGCATCCCCAGAGATACCATGTGCAGAAGTGATACTGCCACCAATCTGTCCTAATGCCCACACTCCTCGTGGATCTAATGGATGAATCCCAGCTCTCACTTCTTCAATCGCGACAAGCGTTGATTGGCCATTTGTGAAATCATCCATTGAAAACGCCCGATTCACACCAGCGATTCCAGTACCGACATATTGAAAATGACGATTTTCATCGTTGGCAATAATTTTAACCCCTTCACCTGCTGGATGCGAAGATGTACCAATTTGTGGGCGATGGCATTGTGTTCCACCATTTATTGCGTAATTTCCTCGAGCAAATTGAACCTGAGGAGGAATGTCCGGATCTAACTCAAAGCGATAAAGATTATTTTGATGGTTATAGATATCAGTCGGACATGACATTTCGGTGAGTGAAGTAGTACGTAACATCTGATTTTCATCAGAGCCGATGGAGTGGGATGAATCAAATGTGTCCGCTAAATCTTTCCTATCAAGATAAGGTAAGAGCAAAAGAGCCCAGTTTTCATGTGTTATTAAATCGACTCGACGATTTTGATTGAGCATCATCGAATGAAAACGACCTGGATTCCAGACTGCTGCTGGAGGTAGGAATTGAAATGTTTCATGGTATTGTCGAAGGCCTATTCCCAAATTACGTAGATGATCTTTACAGACTGTACTACGTGCACTCTCTGTTGATGAGAGAATTGCTGGAATGGAAAGGGCTGCGGTAATTATGATAAGAAAGATGATAACAAGTAGCTCGATGCGACTGATACCAGACCTAAAACATACCTGTTTAGAGGCAGAAGCCAAAAAACAATTTTTTTCAAAACGCGTAACATGCATGTTTTTCATCCTGCTTTACGTCGCATAAAATAAAAGGCCACTCCGATTAACAGAACTATATTAAGCGTCATAATGACTGGGAATAGCCACTTTGAACCATCATCAGCGGTTGTTCTTCCCACCGCTCGACGATGGCGTTCAGCAATTTTGGCTGCTGCCTGCCGAGATTGTAAGAATTCTTTGTAGTCAAGTGAATTGTCTTTATTTCGATCGTCATTCATAAACTTATCTTCTGCTCTTGCTTGACGAATCTGATAACGTTGATACTCGAGAGAATTCTTTTTTTCAGGTGCTTTATCAGTGAAAACTTCTGTAAATGTAAGCTTTCCGTTTTTATCTTTATCTGCAACCTGAAAAAATATTTCTGGTGATATTTTGGCAGGATCGTAACGAAAATCAAACTCACTCAATTCCAACTGGTTGTTCTGATTTCGGTCAAAACGACTGAACAATTCCCAAGCCAGGCCGATGAGTTGTGGAGAGTCTTCCTGATAGAATTCCTTCCAGGAAAGAGTCCCATTGTTATCTAGGTCTCTTCTGCCATACACGCGTAGTGTGACATAATTGCAGCCAAGTGGAGATAAACGGAACTCACGCAGGGAATATTTCCCATCCTTATTTTCATCAAATGCTGGTAAGGCCTGAGACAAAAGTAATTCCGTCGCACCATTTGATCCAATTTTTAGTATTTCTTCCGGGCTCAGAAAACCATCCAGATCTTTATCGCTATTCAGAAAGAAGCTGAATTCATCGATATTCGTTGTAGGGGATGTGGTCAGTTCTGCGTGTGTCAGAAATCCATCTTGATCGGCGTCCATCCCGGTAAACAAAGACTGCACATACTCTTTAGGGCGTCGAATAGAGGGTAGATACTCCTCTTTTGATAGCCGATGGTCACCGTCTTTGTCTGTTGGATTGATATAAGAACGATATAGCACTAGACCATTTGGTGCTCTCAATGGAAATCCACTTAGATGTTTCATCCCATAAGCCAAAGCTAGTAACTGCTCCGCCTCTTTGTGTGTTACCTGACCATTCTGATCGGTATCCCAAACCTTAAACTCCAAATCGGCTAACGGAGTCAACTGCTTCTTTAAATTGGCCTGGGGCCACTCGCTCTGAGAGAGCTGACCATCTTTATTTCGATCGGCGGTTTTGTGCAAAGCTTTCCATTTTTGCTGAGCTATTTCAGCGAGATCGGCGACAGGATCAGGGATCATACCCCGTTCTGCGGCAGAAAACAGGCCGGGTAATGCTTTGTACTCTTCTTGTGTCAGTTGACCATTCCCATCAAAATCGACGACATTAAAATTCCGTTTTGCTAATTCGGGCTTTGTGGAAGCAACTAAGGGGAGGTATTCTTCCAACGTCAGTTCTCCATCGGAATTTTTGTCAGAAGTAGCAAAAGCTAATTTCGGTGATATTTTTGCTGGATTATATTGAAACTCAAACTCATTTGGATCCAGCTGACCATCCTGATTGCGATCAAATCGGCGAAACAGCTCCCAGGCCAAACCGATGACCTGTGGGGAAGGTTCTTGATAGAATTCTTGCCAGGAGAGTTTTCCGTCATGGTCCAAATCTGTTCTACCATACACGCGCAACGTGACGTAATTGCAACCAACCGGGGCCAAACGGAACTCACGTAAAGAGAATTTGGCATCGCCATCTTCGTCGAAGGCTTTTAAACCCTGAGATAAGCTCTTTCCGATTGTGCTGTTTGAACCGACTTTGAGCAACTCTTCCTCATTCAACAAACCATCTAGGTCTGTATCACTACGCAAAAAGAAATTGAATTCATCAATATTGGATAGAGAAGATGTAGCAAGTTCTGCATAGGTAAGAAATTCATCTTGATCCGCATCCAGTTTGGTAAATTGTGCCTGAACTTTTTCTTTGGGCCAGCGAATGGAAGGTAAATATTCCGATTTTGAGAGCCGATGATCGCCATCTTTGTCTGCCCCTTTAATATAATAACGGTAGAGTACCAATCCATTAGTAGCCCTTAAAGGAAAGCCATTCACTTGCTGCATTCCATAGGCAATAGCAATGAGTTTGTCTGCCTCCTTGCGCGAGACCTGTCCGTTCTGATCTGCATCCCAAACTGTAAATTTGACATCCGCCAGGGGCGTCAATTGCTTCTGTAATTCGGCTTTTGGCCATTCCGCTTCTGAAAGCTGGTCGTCAGAATTCTGATCGGCAGCTTTGTAAAGAGCCTGCCATGTTTGCTGGGCTGCATTAGCTAACTCTTCGACTGGATCGGGAATTGTACCTCGTCTCTCGGCAGGAAGTAGACCTGGCAGTGCTTTATACTCTTCCAATGAGAGTCGATCATTCTTATCAAAGTCTACGACATTAAAATTTCGTTTTGCCAACTGTGGTTTTGTACTAGCGACTAAGGGGAGATACTCTTCCAGGGTTAACTCACCATCTGAGTTTTTATCTCTGAAAGCAAAGGCTTTCTTCGGTGAGAGTTTTGTGGGATCGACACGGAACTCAAACTCGCTCAGATCTAGTTGGCCATTTTGGTCACGATCAAAACGACGAAATAGTTCCCAGGCCAGACCGATGACCTGGGGTGAAGGTTCTTGATAGAATTCCTGCCAGGAGAGTTGCCCGTCGTGATCCTGATCTGTTCTGCCATACACGTGCAAAGTGACGTAATTACAACCGACTGGCGCCAAACGGAACTCACGTAATGAAAATTTGCCATCGCCATCCTCATCGAAAGCTGGCAAAGCTTGAGATACACGCGTGCCAGTTGCGCCATTTGAATTCACTCTGGGCAATTCTGCCGGGCTTACAAGTCCATCCAAGTCTTTGTCACTATTCAGAAAGAACTTCAATTCATCGATATTTGTTGTGTCGGAAATGGTCATTTCCTGGTAACTCAGAAATCCATTCTGGTCGGTATCCATTTTTGTAAACTCTGCTTGAACCTGTTCTTTGGGTCGACGTATGGAAGGCAAATACTCCTCTTTTGAGAACTGATGATCGTCGTCCTTGTCTGTCGGATTGATATAGGATCGGTAAAGTACCAAACCATTGCTGGCTCTTAATGGAAACCCATTGAGATGTTTCATCCCATAAGCCACAGCAATTAACTGTTCCGCTTCTTTTTGAGTGACTTGGCCGTTCTGATTTGCATCCCAGATTGAAAACTTCACATCTGCCAGAGGTGTCAGCTGTTTCTGTAGTTCAACTAGGGGCCATTCCTTTTGCGAGAGTTGTCCGTCAGCATTTTGATCCGCTGTTTTCTGTATAGCTTGCCATGTTTGTTGGGCCGTGGTGGCCAGATCTGCGACAGGATCAGGGACGGTTCCCCGTTCTGTTACCGAAAACAGTCCGGGTAGTGCTTTGTATTCTTCCAATGATAATTGACTATTCCGATCAAAGTCGACGACATTAAAATTCCGTTTTGCCAACTGTGGTTTTATGCTAGCAACTAAAGGCAGATATTCTTCCAGGGTCAACTCACCATCAGAGTTTTTGTCTCTGAATGTAAAGGCTTTTTCGGGTGAAAATTTTGTGGGATCCACGCGGAACTCAAACTCATTCAGTTCCAACTGGCCATTCTGATTGTGATCAAAGTGGCGAAACAACTCCCAGGCCAGACCGATGACTTGGGGAGAAGGCTCTTGATAGAATTCCTCCCAGGAGAGCATACCATCATGGTTTTCATCTTTCCGGTCATATACATGCAAAGTAACATAACTGCAGCCAACTGGTGACAGGCGGAACTCATGTAAAGAGAATTTCCCATCGCCATCGTTGTCGAAGGCTTTCAAACCCTGAGACAAACGTAATTCCGTCACACCATTTAAACCGGCTTTGAGTAATTCCGCTGAACTTAAGAGTCCATCTAAATCTTTGTCAAAACTCAAAAAGAAATTCAATTCATCAATATTCGTTGTGCTTGATGTGCTCAGTTCCTGATAAGTCAAAAACCCATTCTTGTCGGCATCCATTTTAGTGAACAGAGCTTGTACTTGTTGTTTAGGTCTTCGAATAGAAGGTAGGTATTCCTCTATCGAGAGTTGGTTATCTCCATCTTTATCAGTACGATGAATATAAGAGCGGTAGAGCACTAATCCATTGGGAGCTCTCAAAGGAAACCCGTGCAGATGTTTCATTCCGTAAGCAACAGCCACCAGTTGTTCTGCTTCTTCATGAGAAACTTGTCCATCCTGATCAGTGTCCCAGACCGAAAACTTGAGATCTACCAGAGGAGGTAGTTGTTTCTGTAATTCGTCTTGCGGCCATTCTTCTTCTGAGAGTAGACCATCAGTGTTCTGATCGGCAGCTTTGTGTATTGCTTTCCATTTTTTCTGGGCTGTGGTGGCCAGATCTGCGACAGGATCAGGGACGGCCCCCCGTTCTGTTACCGAAAACAGTCCAGGCAGTGTTTTGTATTCTTCCAGTGACAGTTGACCATTTCGGTCAAAGTCGACGACTTTAAAATTCCGTTCCGCCAACTGAGGTTTTGTGCTAGCGACTAAGGGCAGATATTCTTTGAGTGCTAATTGACCATCAGAGTTTTTGTCACTGAAAGTAAAAGCCTTTTCAGGTGAAAGTTTTGTGGGATCCACGCGAAACTCAAATTCACTCAGTTCCAGTTGATTGTTTTGATTGCGATCAAAGCGACGAAATAATTCCCAAGCCAGGCCGATAACTTCAGGAGAGTCTTCTATGTAAAATTCTTTCCAAGAAAGTGCTGCGTCATGATTTAGATCTGTTCTACCATAAATACGCAAAGTAACATAACTGCATCCAATTGGGGCAAGACGGAATTCACGTAAAGAGAGTTGGCCATCATCATTTTCATCAAACGCTGCAAAGCCTTGAGGGAGGCGTGAATCGACGACGTCATTCGAATTGATTTTGAGTAATTCTTCCGCACTTAATAAACCATCCAGGTCTTTGTCAGTATTTAAAAAGTAGCTAAATTCATCGATATTTGTTGTGTTAGATTTAGTCAATTCCTGGTAATTCAAGAAGCCATCTTTATCCGCGTCCATTTTTGTAAATTCTGCTTGAACCTGTTTTTTGGGACGGCGTATGGAAGGTAGGTACTCTTCTTCCGAGAGCCGGTAATCGTTATCTTTATCCGTCGGTTGGATGTAGGAACGATAAAGTACCAAACCATTGGTGGCTCGAAGTGGTGCGCCGTTTGTTTCACGCATTCCATATGCAACGGCAATCAATTGAGCAGCTTCTTTACTGGTGACTTGACCGTTCTGGTCAGCATCCCAATCTGTGAACTTCACATCGGCTAGTGGAGTCAATTGTTTGTGTAATTCTTTTTGCGGCCATTCAGCCTGTGAGAGTTGACCATCTTTATTCTGATCGGCTGCCTTCTGAAGTACATCCCATTTTTGTTGAACTGTAGATGCTAATTCCGCGATGGGATCAGGAATCGCTCCACGCTCTGCCACAGGGAACAGACCAGGTAGTGCTTTGAACTCTTCCATCGACAATTGACCATTCCCATTAAAGTCGACGACATTAAAATTCCGTTTTGCTAACTGTGGCTTCGTGGAAGCGACTAAAGGGAGATACTCTTCTAATGACAGTTCTCCATCGGAATTTTTGTCCCAGAGAGTAAAAGCTTTTTCTGGAGTGAGCTTGGAAGAATCAATTCGAAATTCAAACTCGTTCAGTTCCAATTGACCATTCTGATTGCGATCAAAGCGACGGAACAACTCCCAAGCCAGACCGATGACCTGGGGAGAAGGTTCTTGATAGAATTCCTCCCAGGAAAGTACTGCGTCATGATCTAAGTCGTTTTTGTCATACACATGTAACGTGATATAACTACAACCGACCGGTGCCAGACGGAATTCACGTAAAGAAAATTTCCCATCACCATCTTCGTCGAAGGCTTTCAATCCCTGAGACAAACGTGATTCAGTCACACCATTCAGACCGGCTTTGAGTAATTCTGCTGAACTTAAAAGTCCATCTAAATCTTTGTCAAAACTCAAAAAAAATCTCAGTTCATCAATGTTAGAAAGGGGGGACATGGCTAGCTCCTGATAAGTCAGAAAACCATCTTGGTCTGCATCAAGTATTTTGAACTGAGTTTGTGTCTGTTTTTCTGACCAACTACTGGAAGGCCGGTATTCGTCTTTTGAGAGCCGGTGATCCCCATTTTTATCAGATCGTCTAATAAATGAGCGATAAATCACACGTCCATTCGGAGTTCTCAAGGGGGCTCCTGTGACATGTCGCATTCCATAGGCGACGGCCATCAACTGCGCGGCCTCCTTTTGGGTAACTTGACCATCTTGGTCTGCATCCCAGACTTTAAACTTTACGTTCGCTAGAGGAGTCAGTTGTTTTTGCAATTCAGCCTGGGGCCATTCGGCCGCTGAGAGTTGACCATCATTGTTTTGATCGGCTGTCTTTTGAAGTACATCCCATTTTTGCTGAGCTGCGGTTACTAATTCCGCGATGGGATCCGGGATCGTGCTACGTTTTTCCAGAGGTAACAGGTCGGGTAGTGTCTTGAACTCTTCAAGTGACAATTGACCATTGCCGTCAAAATCAACGACGTTAAAATTTCGCTTCTCTAGTTGTAGTTTTTTTGATTCTACAAGGGCCAAATATTCTTCCAGTGTGAGTGCTCCATCGGCGTTTTTATCTCGGAAAGTAAAGGCTTTTTGGGGTGAGAGTTTTGTGGGTTCGATCTGAAATTCAATCTCACTGGTTTCTAGCTTGCCGCTTTGATTGCGATCAAAGCGACGAAATAATTCCCAAGCCAGGCCGATAACTTCGGGAGAGTCTTCTATGTAAAATTCTTTCCAAGAAAGTGCTGCGTCATGATCTAGATCTGTTCTACCATAAATTCGCAAGGTAACATAACTGCATCCGATTGGTGCCAGACGAAACTCGCGCAAATTCAGCTTTCCATCACGGTCTTTGTCAAACGCTGCAAAGCCTTGAGGCAGACGTGATTTCACTGAATCATTCGAATTGACTTTGAGTAATTCTTCCGCACTTAATAAACCATCCAGGTCTTTGTCAGTATTTAAAAAGTAGCTAAATTCATCGATATTTGTTGTGTTAGATTTAGTCAATTCCTGGTAATTCAAGAAGCCATCTTTATCCGCGTCCATTTTTGTAAATTCTGCTTGAACCTGTTCTTTGGGACGGCGTATGGAAGGTAGGTACTCTTCTTTCGAGAGCCGGTAATCGTTATCTTTGTCCGTCGGTTGGATGTAGGAACGATAGAGGACTAATCCATTGGTGGCTCGAAGTGGTGCGCCGTTTGTTTCACGCATTCCATATGCAACGGCAATCAATTGAGCAGCTTCTTTGCTGGTGACTTGACCGTTCTGGTCAGCATCCCAATCTGTGAACTTCACATCGGCTAGTGGAGTCAATTGTTTTTGTAATTCTTTTTGCGGCCATTCAGCCTGTGAGAGTTGACCATCTTTATTCTGGTCGGCTGACTTCTGAAGTACATCCCATTTTTGTTGAACTGTAGATGCTAATTCCGCGATAGGATCAGGAATCGCTCCACGCTCTGCTACAGGTAACAGACCAGGTAGTGCTTTGAACTCTTCCAGAGACAGTTGACCATTCCCATTAAAGTCGACGACATTAAAATTCCGTTTTGCTAACTGTGGCTTCGTGGAAGCGACTAAAGGGAGATACTCTTTTAATGACAGTTCTCCATCGGAATTTTTGTCATGATAGCGGAAATTATTAACTCCTGATAATTTCTGACTGGAAATTTTGGCCTTCAATTCATCGTATGACAGACTGAGATCTTCATTAGTGTCATATTGAAAGAACAATCGACGTCGTTTCTGATCTTTCGTTTTCCCGACAAGAAATTCGGTGAGAGTGATCTTACCATTGGAATCAATATCGAGTTTCTTTGCCAACTCTCCTGGAGTAGGGTCTGCAGCGAAAACGATTCCATTGACTAAAATTAGCCCCGTAA
This window encodes:
- a CDS encoding SUMF1/EgtB/PvdO family nonheme iron enzyme; the encoded protein is MHVTRFEKNCFLASASKQVCFRSGISRIELLVIIFLIIITAALSIPAILSSTESARSTVCKDHLRNLGIGLRQYHETFQFLPPAAVWNPGRFHSMMLNQNRRVDLITHENWALLLLPYLDRKDLADTFDSSHSIGSDENQMLRTTSLTEMSCPTDIYNHQNNLYRFELDPDIPPQVQFARGNYAINGGTQCHRPQIGTSSHPAGEGVKIIANDENRHFQYVGTGIAGVNRAFSMDDFTNGQSTLVAIEEVRAGIHPLDPRGVWALGQIGGSITSAHGISGDAGGPNNQWDRADDLLGCGKLHATIGKEALTKAKMPCTHYIDRNDQATARSMHKDGVNILFLDGAVRFVHDRVDRGLWHVMHARDTPFEILADNFEQRLNHLEPSIDAVAKFSIGQIKELKAGDIFKNSLNMSFVVLPPGEFQMGIPDTGNSSPAPPESPTHLVQITNYVWMGQHEVTQQAFESVMGNNPSFHQTAQGELQPGNFPVERVTWYDAEQFCQRLSNLPEERAAKRRYRLPTEAEWEYACRAGRSTPYDWTFAKRKYVQSGENAGVAPLPISAVGTYAPNEFGLYDMRGNVWEWCADWFDRTYYSRSPKKNPQGPQEGFLKVLRGSDWIYIGELCRINYPILPPWKSNRYLGFRVICETTPSP